The Deltaproteobacteria bacterium genome contains a region encoding:
- a CDS encoding ORF6N domain-containing protein, translating to MKDSMIPAETIQKAIYLVRSQKVMLDRDLAALYALPTKALKQAVRRNAKRFPADFMFVFTREELADWRSQSVTSNSDRMGLRHAPMAFTEQGVAMLSSVLNSERAIQVNIAIMRTFTQLRQMLASHADLAQKLADLEKRYDAQFRVVFDAIRQLMKPPDPQHKRIGFHMREPLARYSIRRKRE from the coding sequence ATGAAGGACTCGATGATACCGGCCGAAACGATACAGAAAGCGATTTACCTGGTCCGGAGCCAGAAGGTCATGTTGGACCGCGATCTGGCTGCACTGTACGCTTTACCCACAAAGGCGCTCAAGCAGGCCGTGAGGCGCAATGCCAAACGCTTTCCCGCTGATTTCATGTTCGTCTTTACGCGGGAGGAACTGGCCGATTGGAGGTCACAATCTGTGACCTCCAATTCCGACCGTATGGGGCTTCGCCATGCGCCAATGGCTTTCACAGAACAGGGGGTCGCCATGCTGTCGAGCGTGCTCAACAGCGAACGGGCCATTCAGGTGAACATCGCGATCATGCGGACGTTTACGCAACTGCGGCAGATGCTCGCGTCGCATGCGGACCTTGCCCAAAAACTGGCTGACCTGGAGAAGCGCTACGATGCCCAGTTCAGGGTGGTCTTTGACGCCATTCGGCAGCTGATGAAGCCGCCAGATCCACAGCATAAGCGGATCGGTTTTCATATGCGTGAGCCGCTTGCGAGGTATTCCATCCGGCGCAAAAGGGAATAA
- a CDS encoding type II toxin-antitoxin system RelE/ParE family toxin, which translates to MPKKFRVDITEAAEADVAEIWEYIAQDKPDAATAFVLRLEEQIRTLERFPERSPLVPENELLGTAYRHLLHGNYRTIFKIVGSRVIILRVLHGARLLDTGILEGLEK; encoded by the coding sequence GTGCCAAAAAAATTTAGGGTTGACATCACCGAGGCAGCCGAAGCGGATGTGGCCGAAATCTGGGAGTACATCGCCCAGGACAAACCCGATGCAGCAACCGCCTTTGTCCTTCGCCTGGAAGAGCAGATCCGCACACTGGAACGCTTTCCCGAACGCAGTCCGCTCGTGCCGGAAAACGAACTACTCGGCACAGCCTATCGCCATCTGCTGCACGGTAATTATCGAACCATCTTCAAGATCGTTGGCTCCAGGGTGATCATCTTGCGGGTCCTGCACGGGGCGCGGCTGCTGGATACGGGGATCCTGGAGGGGTTGGAGAAATGA
- a CDS encoding type II toxin-antitoxin system Phd/YefM family antitoxin — MSHMSPSEDIRSVTDLKRNTRDILDHLHATGRPVILTVNGRADSVLLDVRVYEKYLQAGNLAKLLAPAEREAESGRTRPARDFLKEFKRAKKI; from the coding sequence ATGTCGCATATGAGCCCTTCGGAAGATATCCGCTCTGTTACCGATCTGAAGCGTAACACTCGCGATATTCTTGACCATCTCCATGCGACGGGGCGACCGGTCATTCTAACGGTCAACGGCAGGGCCGATTCCGTGCTGCTGGATGTGCGCGTCTATGAAAAATACCTGCAGGCAGGGAATCTGGCAAAACTCCTCGCCCCGGCTGAACGGGAGGCGGAAAGCGGCCGGACCCGTCCTGCCCGCGACTTTCTGAAAGAGTTCAAGCGTGCCAAAAAAATTTAG
- a CDS encoding four helix bundle protein: protein MATLQSFEEIEAWQKVRELTRAVFACSGAGAFAKDFALRDQIRRAA from the coding sequence ATGGCTACTCTACAGAGCTTTGAAGAGATCGAAGCCTGGCAGAAGGTCAGGGAATTGACCAGAGCGGTCTTCGCTTGCTCGGGCGCGGGCGCTTTTGCCAAGGACTTTGCTCTGCGTGACCAGATTCGGCGCGCTGCGTAG
- a CDS encoding helix-turn-helix transcriptional regulator: protein MKKTNFDRYLEAQLQDPAFAARFEHAGEAWDVALQIAALRRQAGLSQKDLAKLLKTSQQQISRLESPGYEGHSLSMLRRVAEALHARMRVIFEPAASQTRMHVAEAQAPYRTKRIS from the coding sequence ATGAAAAAAACCAATTTCGACCGTTATCTCGAAGCGCAGTTGCAGGATCCTGCCTTCGCCGCCCGCTTTGAGCATGCCGGCGAGGCATGGGACGTGGCGCTGCAAATTGCCGCGCTTCGTCGACAGGCTGGGCTTTCGCAAAAGGACCTTGCCAAGCTCCTCAAGACGTCGCAGCAGCAGATCAGCCGGCTGGAATCTCCCGGTTACGAAGGCCATTCGCTCAGCATGTTGCGCCGTGTTGCCGAGGCCCTGCACGCACGGATGCGCGTCATTTTTGAACCGGCTGCAAGCCAGACCAGGATGCACGTTGCTGAAGCTCAGGCCCCGTACCGGACAAAACGAATATCATGA